One genomic region from Argentina anserina chromosome 2, drPotAnse1.1, whole genome shotgun sequence encodes:
- the LOC126784370 gene encoding squalene monooxygenase SE1-like → MAVDQYLLAWIFASVLALFAVYGTVATRRSSSRNRRSLLKEEERSRECLTVSDAECRSAGDDVDVIIVGAGVAGSALAHTLGKDGRRVHVIERDLTEPDRIVGELLQPGGYLKLIELGLEDCVENIDAQRVFGYALFKDGKNTRLSYPLEKFHSDVSGRSFHNGRFIQRMREKAATLPNVQLEQGTVTSLLEEKGTIKGVQYKTKVGQEMTAYAPLTIVCDGCFSNLRRSLCDPKVDVPSCFVGLILENCNLPHANHGHVILADPSPILFYQISSTEVRCLVDVPGQKVPSISNGEMARYLKTVVAPQIPPQIYDAFIAAVDKGNIRTMPNRSMPAAPYPTPGALLMGDAFNMRHPLTGGGMTVAISDIVVLRDLLKPLCTLNDAPTLSKYLVSFYTLRKPVASTINTLAGALYKVFSSSPDQARKEMRQACFDYLSLGGVFSMGPVSLLSGLNPRPLSLVTHFFAVAVYGVGRLLLPFPSPKRVWIGARLISSASGIIYPIIKAEGVRQMFFPATVPAYYRTPVSSEKMRKKDDGRNCSENSMHSKK, encoded by the exons ATGGCCGTGGATCAGTACCTTTTGGCCTGGATCTTCGCCTCCGTCTTAGCTCTCTTTGCGGTGTACGGCACGGTGGCGACGAGGCGGAGCAGCAGCCGTAATCGCCGATCTCTGctgaaggaggaggagagaagcCGCGAGTGCCTCACGGTCTCGGACGCGGAATGCAGATCGGCTGGCGACGACGTTGACGTCATCATCGTCGGAGCTGGTGTTGCCGGCTCTGCTCTGGCTCACACTCTCGGAAAG GATGGTCGTCGGGTGCATGTGATTGAACGAGACTTGACAGAGCCAGATCGTATTGTTGGTGAACTACTACAACCTGGAGGCTACCTCAAATTAATTGAGTTAGGACTTGAAG ATTGTGTGGAAAACATTGATGCTCAGCGAGTATTTGGTTATGCCCTTTTCAAGGACGGGAAAAATACTCGACTCTCTTACCCCTTGGAGAAATTTCACTCAGATGTATCTGGGAGGAGCTTTCACAATGGCCGTTTCATACAAAGGATGCGGGAGAAGGCAGCAACACTTCCCAA TGTGCAATTGGAGCAAGGAACAGTTACTTCTCTGCTTGAAGAAAAGGGAACAATTAAAGGTGTGCAATACAAGACTAAAGTTGGTCAAGAGATGACAGCATATGCACCTCTCACTATTGTTTGTGATGGTTGTTTCTCTAACTTGCGTCGCTCTCTTTGTGATCCAAAG GTGGATGTGCCTTCTTGTTTTGTAGGATTAATTCTGGAGAACTGTAATCTTCCACATGCAAATCATGGGCATGTGATATTAGCAGACCCTTCCCCAATTTTGTTCTATCAGATCAGTAGTACGGAGGTTCGTTGTCTAGTTGATGTACCTGGACAAAAGGTTCCTTCCATTTCAAATGGTGAAATGGCCAGGTATTTGAAGACCGTGGTGGCTCCTCAG ATTCCCCCTCAAATTTATGATGCATTTATAGCTGCAGTTGATAAAGGTAACATCAGGACAATGCCAAACAGAAGCATGCCTGCTGCTCCCTATCCTACTCCTGGAGCCTTATTGATGGGAGATGCTTTCAACATGCGTCACCCTTTAACCGGGGGAGGAATGACTGTGGCAATATCTGATATTGTTGTGCTCCGGGATCTTCTCAAGCCTTTGTGCACCCTGAATGATGCACCTACTCTGTCCAAATATCTTGTATCTTTTTACACTCTACGGAAG CCAGTGGCATCCACCATAAATACATTGGCAGGTGCCCTTTATAAggtcttttcttcttcccctgATCAAGCAAGGAAGGAAATGCGCCAGGCTTGCTTTGATTATCTGAGTCTTGGAGGTGTATTTTCAATGGGACCAGTCTCTCTACTGTCAGGACTAAACCCTCGACCCTTGAGCTTGGTCACCCATTTCTTTGCTGTTGCAGTATATGGTGTTGGTCGACTTTTGCTGCCATTCCCATCACCTAAACGCGTATGGATCGGTGCCAGACTTATTTCT AGTGCCTCGGGAATCATTTACCCTATAATTAAGGCAGAAGGAGTTAGACAAATGTTTTTCCCTGCTACAGTTCCAGCTTATTACAGAACGCCAGTCTCTAGTGAAAAGATGAGAAAGAAAGATGATGGTAGGAATTGTAGTGAAAATTCAATGCATTCAAAAAAATAA
- the LOC126784379 gene encoding uncharacterized protein LOC126784379: MEFECSNLSAWKEALSSYSSRIESLNKPNLVSLDDFYRNHLPPLLRRRNPNPYLTTSDLSDLMRWKLTRGKWRPRLLDFVSALDDSAVKSASEKAFGSLPDLSKAVNELTVLKGVGPATASAVLAAYAPDVAPFMSDEAMEAALGNSKDYSLKQYLLFAEKLQTKAKELSADGETFTPSDVERALWTCAVAAKLVSSQSDLDSRVHDRTKNPEKKRKR; encoded by the exons ATGGAATTCGAGTGTTCAAATCTGAGTGCGTGGAAGGAAGCCCTCTCCTCTTATTCCTCCCGCATTGAATCTCTCAACAAACCCAATCTGGTTTCTCTAGATGACTTTTACCGCAACCAcctccctcctctcctccgccGCCGGAACCCTAACCCCTACCTCACCACCTCCGACCTCTCCGACCTCATGCGCTGGAAGCTCACACGTGGCAAGTGGCG GCCgaggttgttggattttgttTCGGCGTTGGACGATTCGGCGGTGAAATCGGCCTCCGAGAAGGCGTTCGGGTCGCTTCCGGACCTCTCAAAGGCGGTGAATGAGCTCACTGTGCTCAAAGGCGTGGGTCCGGCCACGGCCTCGGCTGTTCTGGCAGCTTATGCGCCGGATGTGGCACCCTTCATGTCCGACGAG GCCATGGAGGCAGCTCTTGGTAATAGCAAGGACTATTCACTCAAGCAGTATCTGTTGTTTGCGGAGAAGCTGCAGACGAAAGCCAAG GAATTGAGTGCAGATGGGGAAACCTTCACACCATCAGATGTTGAAAGAGCTTTATGGACTTGTGCTGTAGCGGCCAAATTGGTATCTTCACAGTCAGATCTAGACTCCAGAGTTCATGATAGAACTAAAAACCCcgagaaaaagagaaagcgCTGA
- the LOC126784257 gene encoding uncharacterized protein LOC126784257, protein MVEISQLPDDLLGEILKRNVNPYDRNRVSEVCKRWLTVEGLTRRSLYLRKLIFLRKVLPRFPNLVTFKIFNPISEEADLEFIAQTCSKLQVINLHRPKKYGYQLLPKNGLSADGGLMNLSNVSLRERRNGRRIRRWLHQLAPDYLTYLDLRKCCYYNDRRMVDDSEVEEIEGLCTRLTYLNLGHSHISDKTLRLLANARFSKTLRTLVLAHCLYITDAGVTHLQNMQSLEELDLQSCGDHVTDIGVKKAISENRSIKKLNLRNLNNVSDQSMVFVAENCRNLESLNISGTGVTSAGIRALSGHKCLETLVWCMYGEICWSDVEHMVLGCQSLKSIVLRKQHLNQVPASVSRIATFVD, encoded by the coding sequence ATGGTGGAGATTTCTCAACTGCCTGACGACTTATTAGGTGAGATCCTGAAACGGAACGTCAATCCCTATGATAGGAATCGGGTCTCTGAAGTATGCAAACGATGGTTGACAGTTGAGGGACTTACCAGAAGGTCACTTTATCTTCGCAAACTCATTTTTCTCCGTAAGGTACTGCCACGATTTCCGAATCTAGTAACGTTCAAGATATTCAACCCTATCTCTGAGGAAGCCGATCTCGAATTCATAGCCCAAACATGTTCCAAACTGCAGGTCATCAATTTACATCGTCCCAAAAAATACGGATATCAGTTGTTACCGAAGAACGGTCTGTCAGCTGACGGCGGCCTTATGAACTTGTCCAATGTTTCGCTAAGAGAGAGACGGAATGGAAGAAGAATTCGTAGATGGCTGCATCAGTTGGCACCTGATTACTTGACTTATTTGGATTTGCGGAAGTGTTGCTATTACAATGACAGGCGCATGGTCGATGATAGTGAGGTCGAAGAAATTGAGGGATTGTGCACTCGTTTGACCTATCTGAATTTAGGACATTCCCATATTTCAGACAAGACTTTGAGATTGTTGGCAAATGCAAGGTTCTCAAAAACCCTCAGGACATTGGTGCTTGCTCATTGCTTATATATAACTGATGCTGGGGTTACGCATTTGCAGAATATGCAATCCTTGGAGGAGCTCGATTTGCAAAGCTGCGGCGATCATGTCACTGATATTGGAGTTAAGAAAGCAATCTCTGAAAATCGATCCATCAAGAAGTTGAACTTGCGTAATTTAAACAATGTGTCAGACCAAAGCATGGTTTTTGTTGCTGAGAACTGCCGTAACTTAGAGAGTCTTAATATAAGTGGTACTGGTGTAACTAGCGCTGGAATTCGAGCACTTTCCGGTCACAAGTGTCTAGAGACTCTTGTTTGGTGCATGTATGGTGAAATTTGTTGGTCTGATGTCGAGCATATGGTGCTTGGGTGCCAGTCACTCAAGTCTATCGTCTTGAGGAAGCAGCATTTGAACCAAGTTCCGGCAAGCGTTAGCAGAATTGCGACCTTCGTTGATTAG
- the LOC126784258 gene encoding uncharacterized protein LOC126784258 → MKQRKLICEGKISQLGDDLLGQIVKWVSDPEDRKRVSEVCKQWSTVEGLTRRSLTLLDLRFLRRVLPRFPNLVTFQTSQPISEEDDLLFVAQTCPKLEAINLTTKPGGYGVLPENGLSGLSTGGGLPRLSKVILRGRVNVSIEEWLHKLAPDHLTYLDLHYCGWVDDDAIEPIGLHCTCLSYLNLGYSDISDNCLKLLAHGKCSETLESLVLAGCADISDNGLRLLANISDDGLRLLANGRGLKTLKTLGLSGCSKISDDGLRWLAHGSFSKTLKTLELADCTEITESGLSHLQNMTCLEELDLNSTEVDDDGVIAAVSGNQSIKKLNLSWLYELSDQTLFFVADNCPKLEFLDISGADVTGAGIRALSGHKCLESFVWCTSETKFMSDLEHMVLGCQSLKSIVLSKHPMNLIPDCVSRIATYEFFDDEDDST, encoded by the coding sequence ATGAAGCAGAGAAAATTGATTTGCGAAGGGAAGATTTCTCAACTAGGTGACGATTTATTGGGTCAGATCGTGAAATGGGTGAGCGATCCGGAAGATAGGAAACGGGTTTCTGAAGTCTGCAAACAATGGTCGACAGTAGAGGGTCTTACCAGAAGGTCACTTACTTTACTGGATCTGAGATTTCTGCGTCGGGTACTGCCTCGATTCCCGAATCTGGTTACATTCCAGACATCTCAGCCTATCTCGGAGGAAGATGACCTCTTGTTCGTAGCCCAAACCTGTCCCAAGCTGGAGGCCATCAATCTCACCACAAAACCTGGCGGATATGGGGTGTTACCGGAGAACGGCCTTTCCGGTCTGTCAACTGGCGGTGGCCTTCCGAGACTGTCCAAGGTTATTCTCAGAGGGAGAGTGAATGTAAGCATTGAAGAATGGCTGCATAAGTTGGCACCTGATCACTTGACTTATTTGGATTTGCACTACTGCGGCTGGGTCGATGACGATGCCATAGAACCAATTGGGCTACATTGCACTTGTTTGAGCTATTTGAATTTAGGATATTCTGATATTTCGGACAATTGTTTGAAATTGTTGGCACATGGAAAGTGCTCAGAAACCCTCGAATCATTGGTGCTTGCTGGATGCGCTGACATTTCGgacaatggtttgagattGCTGGCTAACATTTCGGACGATGGTTTGAGATTGTTGGCAAATGGAAGGGGCTTAAAAACCCTCAAGACACTGGGACTTTCTGGATGCTCTAAAATTTCGGACGATGGTTTGAGATGGTTGGCACATGGAAGCTTCTCTAAAACCCTCAAGACATTGGAGCTAGCTGACTGCACTGAAATAACTGAATCAGGGCTCTCGCATTTGCAGAATATGACATGCTTGGAGGAGCTGGATTTGAATAGCACTGAAGTCGATGATGATGGAGTTATAGCAGCAGTATCTGGAAATCAATCCATCAAGAAGTTGAACTTGAGTTGGCTGTACGAACTGTCCGACCAAACCCTGTTTTTTGTTGCTGATAATTGCCCCAAGTTGGAGTTTCTTGATATAAGTGGTGCTGATGTAACTGGCGCTGGCATTCGTGCACTTTCCGGTCACAAGTGCCTGGAGTCTTTTGTTTGGTGCACATCTGAAACAAAATTCATGTCTGATCTCGAACACATGGTGCTTGGGTGCCAATCACTCAAGTCTATTGTCCTGAGCAAGCACCCTATGAACTTAATTCCGGATTGCGTTAGCAGAATTGCTACCTATGAATTctttgatgatgaagatgactcAACTTAA
- the LOC126784371 gene encoding amino acid transporter AVT6A-like — protein sequence MTIPTTDRKFRRIPKAPLLPRKRSDDNESGFDGASFSGAVFNLSTTIVGAGIMALPATVKQLGLIPGLIMIVLGAVLTESSIDMILRFTRASKTSSYSGLVGDSFGGPIRNLLQVCIVVNNLGMLVVYMIIMGDVLSGTWSDGVHHSGVMEEWFGNRLWTARFSLLLVTTLLVLAPLISFKRVDSLRYTSALSVGLAVVFVAIIAGVATVKLMEGGVEFPRLMPKLDDQASFWKLFTTIPILVTAYICHHNIHPIENELMDPNQMKSIVRTSLTFCSSVYVATSFFGFLLFGDQTLDDVLANFDGDLGIPYSSFLDDIVRVSYGLHLMLVFPIVFFSLRLNLDGLLFPYAIPIAFDNRRFYSVTAALMGFIFLGANFIPSIWDAFQFTGATAAISVGFIFPAAVALRDTHGIATKKDRLVSWVLILLAVSSSTVAISSDIYSYFSSSEGAARI from the exons ATGACGATTCCGACCACAGACAGGAAATTTCGGCGGATCCCGAAAGCCCCGCTGTTGCCCAGAAAGCGCAGCGACGACAATGAGTCCGGCTTCGACGGCGCGTCGTTCTCCGGCGCCGTGTTCAACCTCTCCACCACAATCGTCGGCGCCGGAATCATGGCCCTGCCGGCCACCGTCAAGCAATTGGGGTTGATTCCCGGCCTAATCATGATCGTATTGGGCGCCGTGCTGACGGAGTCGTCCATCGACATGATCCTCCGGTTCACACGCGCCTCCAAGACCTCCTCGTACTCCGGTCTGGTCGGGGATTCGTTCGGTGGGCCCATCCGGAACCTCCTTCAGGTCTGTATTGTCGTTAACAACCTCGGCATGCTCGTCGTCTACATGATCATCATGG GTGATGTGCTGTCCGGGACGTGGTCGGATGGGGTCCACCACTCGGGTGTGATGGAGGAGTGGTTTGGTAACCGTTTGTGGACCGCGCGATTCTCGCTGCTACTTGTTACCACGCTCCTTGTGCTCGCGCCTCTCATCTCTTTCAAGCGCGTGG ATTCTTTGAGGTACACATCGGCATTGTCAGTTGGTTTGGCGGTTGTGTTTGTGGCGATCATAGCCGGAGTGGCGACAGTTAAGCTGATGGAAGGAGGGGTTGAATTTCCACGGTTGATGCCGAAACTTGATGACCAAGCATCGTTTTGGAAGCTCTTCACTACCATTCCCATTCTTGTTACTGCATATATCTGCCACCATAACA TTCACCCGATTGAGAATGAGCTAATGGACCCTAACCAGATGAAGTCAATCGTACGAACGTCACTTACATTTTGCTCATCCGTATATGTTGCAACCAGCTTCTTTGGTTTTCTACTTTTTGGGGATCAAACACTGGATGATGTACTGGCAAATTTTGATGGTGATCTAGGAATTCCATATAGTTCATTTCTTGATGATATTGTTAGGGTGAGCTATGGCCTCCACCTGATGCTGGTTTTCCCCATtgtctttttctctcttcgcCTCAATTTGGACGGGCTTCTCTTTCCATATGCCATTCCTATTGCATTTGACAATCGAAGATTCTACTCTGTAACAGCAGCACTGATGGGCTTTATCTTTTTGGGAGCCAATTTTATACCCAGTATCTGGGATGCCTTTCAGTTCACAGGTGCTACTGCTGCGATCTCCGTTGGTTTCATATTTCCAGCTGCAGTTGCCCTCAG GGACACTCATGGAATTGCAACAAAGAAGGACAGACTAGTATCATGGGTGTTGATCCTTTTAGCAGTTTCTTCCAGCACAGTGGCCATATCAAGTGACATTTACAGCTATTTTTCTAGTAGCGAGGGAGCAGCTCGAATCTGA